CAGAGACTTGCTAAAAAAGGCTGGATTGCCTACGAAAAAAAAGGGCGCGCTTTTTATTGGTATCCCCTTGTCTCCCGGGAGCAGGCGCAAGCTATACTTTCTTATGAGAGACTACATAACTTCCTAGCTGTTAGTAATCCCGACGTGGTGGCTTCCTTTGCCGATAGCCTTGATGCCACCAGTATAGACAAACTGCAGGCTATCGCCGCCAGACTAGCCGAAATTAAAAACCAGAGAGAGAAAACACAGCAGGGGGATTAGGAGAGGGAAATGCATCTGTTGTTGATTGTTTCTTCCATTTTTGTGGCGGTAGGGATAAGGATTTTTTTCCCCATCCCCTCCCCCACGGAGAATGGCAAACTTTGTTGGGGTAAATTACTATTCCACTTTGCCTTTCCCCCTCTTCTCTTGTTGATGACTGCCTTGGTGGTAGTTGTCATGGGTTACCAGGGAAAGATGTGGGGAATAAAAGCGGGTAAATTTAGTTATTTCCTCTCTCTTGCTTTTCTGATTTACGCCGTTTTTGTTATCCTTAAAAACCTATACCAGCAGTGGCAAATTCAATCTTTGCTGACAAATTTTCCGGGCATTGTTATAGAAGATAACCCATGCAAATTACTAGATACACCCTTTCCCTATGCCGCCGTGGTGGGTTTATGGAATCCCCAACTGGTAGTGAGTGAGGGATTGATTAAGTTGCTTTCTCCTCCCCACTTGAAATCAGTAATCGCCCACGAATTGGGCCATTTGTACTACCGCGATACCTTTCTCTTTTTCTGGTTGAGTTGTTTAAAGACTATTGGATTTTCTCTGCCAAAGAGCGAACAAATTTGGGAAAATCTGGCTCTAATGCGGGAGTTAAGGGCGGATTTATTTGCTTGCCAAAAAGTAGACCATTTACTAGTAGCAGAGTCTCTGATTATAATCAACTCCTATTTGTTAAATAACCGCGGAGAAAAACTGTTGTTTGAATGTCCGTTATACTCCAGTCGTTTGGGGGAAAGAGTCGAAAATTTGTTGGAAAACAGAGAGGGGAAATTAGTGGAGAATTATAGAGAAACCTTCTGGCTAATACTGGCTTTTATACCCTGGATTTTTCTCCCGTTTCACAGCGTCGGATAGTTGAGATTATTGTTGGTGAGGGTTTAACTGGTAAGAAAGAGGTTTACAGAATTGACTAACACCTTTTTTGACAACATAAATCAGTAAAGGAGTGAGTAGAAGGGGAGGACAAATTTTCTCTTCTAAAAGGCATTTAACTGCACTGGCCAGATAATTATTTTCCAAATCTTGACGTATTTTTTCCTGACAAATAGCCGCCCTACATCTTTTAGCCCAACCATCTAGCCAGTCTATTCTATCAGGATTTTGTCCCACAGCTAGGGCGATGGTGGTGGCGGCGTCTTCTAAATCTCCCTCCGCCTCTTCAATAACATCCAAGGCTTTGTTAGCTACCTCCAACCCTGCTAATTGTTCCCTATAATAACGGATCTCCTCTGGGCTTAACTGCATATGTAGTCCTTTTCCTGTTATGGTTTTGCCCTCTTATCCTCTATAATATCCCGTGCCCAAAAGGGGGCAGTACCGCCCCATGTAACATTCATATCTTGAAGCCCTAAACACCAATAATATACTTACGCCACTCGTGATGGAGATTGTCTTGAATGTGTCTATTGATTTCAAAGTGAAGACTGCTGTGGGGTTTTCTGGGTTGACGGCTGAGAGACATGTTAGCTTCTTTGGGAGTGCGGTTGCCTTTTTTGATATTACAACGGACACAGGCAGTGACTAGATTCTCCCAAGTGTCACCACCACCACGAGAGCGTGGGATAACATGATCAATAGTTAAGTGTTCACCACGATAGCCACAGTATTGACAAGTGTAACGATCTCGTTCTAGGATATTCTTTCTGGTGAGGGGGATTTCTTTGTGGGGTACTTTTACATATTGGCGTAATCGAATTACCGAAGGGAGAGGCAGTTTTTCATACACGTATTTACCATTATGTTCCAACTGTTCGGCTTTCCCCTTTAAAAGTAAGACAACCGCACGTTTCCAGTTGGTTATGTTTAGCGGTTCATAGGAGGCATTTAATACTAAAACCTTTCCCATAAACTTTGTTTGTTAAATATTCATAGCCGATGGTAGCACAAATGTCTGGTAACTGCCAGAGGAATGTTAACTAGGCGTCTTAGGGTAAAATAAAACCAAAGCCGGTCCAAAAGGGGGGAAAATGATGGTTTTCCGTCGGATTGTAGAGTTATTGTTGGTTTGTCTGATGGGGTTATTACTGTTGGGCACACCAGCATACTCTTTGGATTATACTAAAAGGGACTTGGAGGAGGCGGATTTTTCCCATCAAGACTTGCGAGGTTCAACCTTTAACAAGGCAAACCTACGTAATAGCAATTTTAGCTATGCCAACCTGGAGGGGGTGAGTCTTTTTGGTGCTAATATGGACTCTGCCAATCTGGAAGGAGCCAATTTACGTAATGCCGTGTTGGATCAGGCTAGACTCACCCATGCCAACCTCCGCAATGCCATTTTGGAAGGTGCCTTTGCTACCAATACCAAGTTTGAGGGGGCTTTGATTGAAGGAGCAGATTTCACGGATGTACTACTAACCCCCTACGTCCAGGAAATGCTTTGTAAGGTGGCCAGTGGCACTAATCCCGTCACTGGCAGGGATACCCGTGACACCCTCTTGTGCTCTTGAATGTACTGCTTAATGTATTCTTTTAATGTAACTTTAATTTAATTGTGGGGTACAAGTCGGATAATAATAGGGAGATGACAATAATTGGGATTATCGCTCATTTATGACTCCTTTACAACTGTGGCAACGGTATCAAGACTGGCTTTACTACAACCCCCAGCTGGACATTTATGTGGATGTCAGCCGGATGCGTTTTGATGAGGATTTTTACCAGAGGATGCTACCTAAGTTTGCCTCTGCCTTCGATTCTGTAGCACTTTTGGAACAAGGAGCCATTGCTAATCCCGACGAAAAACGCATGGTGGGCCATTATTGGCTACGCAATCCGGATATTGCGCCAAATCCCCAAATCCGACAACAAATCAAGGAGTGTATCCAAAAAGTCAAGGATTTTGCTAAAAAAGTCCACAACGGCGAAATAACCACCCCCCAAGGCCGAAAATTCACCGACATCCTCTCTATTGGCATCGGAGGCTCGGCTTTGGGCCCACAATTCGTCTCCCAGGCTTTGGCAGACATTAATCCCCCCCTAAAAATACATTTTCTCGATAATACCGACCCAGCGGGTTTCGATCGCACTCTTAATCTCCTGAGAGAAAGATTAAATACTACTTTGGTACTAGTAATAAGCAAGTCTGGCACCACCCCCGAAACCCGTAATGGCATGTTGGAAACAAAGCTGGTATATGAAAGCATGGGGTTGGAATTTCCTCGCTATGCCGTGGCTATTACCATGATGGAGGAAAGTAGTCAGTTGTATCAGACAGCGAAGGCAGAAAAATGGCTGGAATGCTTTCCAATGTTTGACTGGGTGGGGGGTAGGACGTCGGAAATGTCTGCCGTAGGCTTATTACCGGCGGCTTTGGAGGGTATTGACATTGATGCTATGTTAGCCGGCGCGCGGGATATGGACATTGCCACCAGGGAGAGGGATGTGAAAAACAATCCTGCCGCCCTTTTAGCACTGTCTTGGTATTATGCCGGTAACGGCAAAGGAGAAAAAGACATGGTAATTATCCCCTACAAGGATAGTCTTATTCTCCTAAGTCGTTACCTACAGCAACTGATAATGGAGTCTCTGGGCAAGGAAAAGGACTTAGATGGTAACATTGTCCATCAAGGGATTGCTGTTTATGGCAACAAGGGCTCTACGGACCAACACGCTTATGTGCAACAATTAAGGGAGGGTATTCCCAACTTTTTTGTTACCTTCATCGAAGTGTTAAAAGATAGGGAGGGCAAATCCCCCGAGTTAGAAAAATACATCACCAGTGGCGACTATCTTTCCGGCTTTCTCCAAGGCACCCGTCAGGCACTTTATGACAATGGCAGAGACTCTATCACCATCACCATCCCCGATGTCACCCCCTATACTGTTGGCGCCTTGATTGCCTTGTATGAGAGAGCCGTGAGTATTTATGCTTATCTAATCAACATAAACGCCTATCACCAACCGGGGGTAGAAGCTGGGAAAAAGGCCGCCTCTTCTGTTCTAGCTTTGCAAAAACAGATACTGGAACTTTTAGCCAGTCACCACCAGTCCTTTACCATTGATGAGATTGCTGAAAAAATCGGAAAACCGGAGGAAAAAGAGGCCATTTATAAAATTCTCCGTCATTTAGCTGCCAACAATCGTGGGGTTTCCCTTGAGGGAGACAGACGCCGTCCCAGTTCTTTGAGAATATCCTACAATTGGTAGTGAGGATGTGGGCCAAAAAAGCCCACTCTTTTTCCACCTATGTTCACCACCAGAAGACTTTTTATAAGTATAATCATCAGTTTTTGGCTTTTACTACTCCCTGTTTTATCCATTCAGAACATTACACCGGTAAGCCTAAAATTCCTAGTTTTTGAATCCATTTCTCTGCCGGTGGGAGTTCTACTCTCCTTCACTGTAGCCTTTGGGTTTATAGTGGGGTCATTTCTTCCCCTTTTTCCAGAGAAGAAACAAAAAAGGCCCAGAAAAAATAGGGCTTTTGCCCAGAAACAAGATTCAGAAAAAGACCCCATTTTTGATTGGGAATAAGGGGGAACAATTGCCTTGAAATAAATGACTGCAATTTCAATCCCTTCCAGCCAATTAAGGGCATCGCCTTCTTAGGAATTTTAGGCCCTCCATCAATTGAATTAGAGCTATTTAGAAACAACCTCCATAATGTAACTGCTATTGTTTTCCATATCCATTAAAAAAATAGAAGCTGCCTTATCCAGGGCCTTATTCATATTAGCGCCTGAAGCACTGTAGGTATTGTCCAAAATTATCGCACCATCACTTACAAATCTGACATCTGCATCAAAAGTGATTGTAGCAGAAGCCCCCATTCTCTGACTCTTTGTAACAACACCAGCTACCAATATGTCTGTGCCCCTTTTCTGCGCCTTTTCTAGGGCGGCGGGGAGATTGTCATAACTTAGCTTGCCATCAAAAACGCAAGTATAACTTGGACTATTAGATAATTTTGAACTGATAAATCTGGCAACTGTAGCACCCATATTGCCGACTTTTGTTGCATTGCTAAAAGTAACCACCATGCAGTTAATCTTACTCTTGGCAAAAACGCCAACGACCGCGAAACACGTAATCACAAAAATTATTAACATTGTTACAAATTTGGCAAATGCCTTAGCCATTTTTTAACCTCCTCTAACTCAATTTGGCTTGTATTGGCTACAATAGTGGGGATTTGCACCCTTTATGCCAAAACTGGGCAGTTGGGGCAAATTTAAATAGCCATTTAACTACTAAGTAGCAAATCTTTGCCCGGCACACACGGATTACACCGGGTTTTGTTAAAAAAGCAATGGTATTTCCGCTATTTGCCTTATTATGGTTATTTCGCCCTAGAATTAGGATACACCCCACAAAAGCAAATATTTCAAAGTTAACAAAAATTAATATGTACTCACGGGAAATAGACTGTATGGTAGGAGTTTTGAAGAAAAAAATGAGAAAAATTCTGTTAAAAATTGTGGCATCATTGATAATGATCGCCGGAATTAGTTTGTCGGGATGTCAGCAAATAAATGCCAACAATCCCCAGACAGAAGGCGTCAAACCCGAAATCACTAATCCCACTGTCAGAATTGCAAGAGAAATGAAACTACCCCGTTTGGAAGGCAAAGCCACCGTTGTCATGAAGGTCAACGGCAGGAGTATTACTATTGAAGTAGATGGCTACAATGCCCCCATTACTGCCGGCAACTTTGTGGACTTGGTACAAAAGGGAGTGTATAATGGCACTGTGTTTCATAGAGTAGTAAAAGAGCCCCAGCCGTTTGTAGTACAGGGCGGAGATCCCCAGAGTGCCAATTCTAACATTCCTGTGTCTCGTTTGGGCACTGGGAGTTATATTGATCCTCAGACTAGACAACCCCGTTATATTCCCCTAGAAATACGTCCAGAATACGATGAGACTCAGGAAAATGCCACACCCCCTGATATTATTTACAGTCGCATTGTTGACGAGCCACCTGAATTGAAACACAAATATGGCGTTATTGCTATGGCTAGGTCACAAATGCCCGATTCTGCCTCTGCCCAATTTTATTTTACCTTAGCCGAATTGCCTTTTTTAGATGGTAAGTATGCCGTGTTTGGGAGAGTTGTCGACGGTATGGATGTGGTGGAAAGCATCAAACAGGGCGATCGCATCGAATCGGCAGAAGTAATAGCTGGTGCTGAAAATCTGAAAAGATAGTCATCAGCCAAGGGATTGGACAAACAGACTAGCAATGTGGGGGATAATTTTCCTATTGCGGCTGTTTTCCCTTCCCTCGGTGAAAATCACTAACAAAAAGGGGGGATTATTAGGGGTTACCACATAGGCAGCGTCATGACGGACAGTGGAAGTCCAACCGGCTTTTGACCAAATTTGAGCATTATCTGGTATAGCTTCGCCTATAAACCCATTTATTTGGTTCTCCTCCTGTCCTACCTCCAGTTTTTTCTTGCTTGCGTCTCTTTTCAACAGGTTTCGCATTTTCTCACAGGCAGCGGGAGACACTATTAGGTTATTCATCAAGCCATGAAATAGTCTCCCCACTGCATTGGTGGTTAACATATTGCGGTTTTGATAGTTTTCCCCTACAAATATTCTTTCTCTACCATAGGGTCCATCACACCAGGTTTTTTGATTAACATTAATATAAGAGAATTCCTCCCATTGGAAACCGCGAAAATACTCGTTAATGGTATTTCTTTGCCGACACCATTTTTCAAACTCCTCTGGTGGTAATTCTGGGCCCGAGGTAGTATTAGTAAGGGTGTCTACTACCAAACTGGTGGCATCGTTACTGGAATACACTATCATATCTCTGATAGCGCGATTTAACTCCTCCGAGGGCTTAATTTTTCCCTCCTCCAGCCACTGATAAATTGCCACCAGGTAGAATAATTTCACAACACTAGCAGGATAAATTTTCTCTTCTCCCCTCCAGCTGTATCCTGATGGGGAATTCCGATCATCGTCTACAATTACCGTCAAAGCAATTTGATTTTTTCCCAGACTAGGAAACACCTCCCAGGTTTTTTTCAATATATTCTCCGTTATCCTTGCCAGGGAGGGATTAGCCCGAAAAAAAGCCATAAAACTA
The Geminocystis sp. M7585_C2015_104 genome window above contains:
- a CDS encoding BlaI/MecI/CopY family transcriptional regulator, yielding MSFLPQYRPKKLSLGFLEREILDIVWDLGYASAKDIHDRILTDPDRELAYASVMTVLQRLAKKGWIAYEKKGRAFYWYPLVSREQAQAILSYERLHNFLAVSNPDVVASFADSLDATSIDKLQAIAARLAEIKNQREKTQQGD
- a CDS encoding M48 family metalloprotease, translated to MHLLLIVSSIFVAVGIRIFFPIPSPTENGKLCWGKLLFHFAFPPLLLLMTALVVVVMGYQGKMWGIKAGKFSYFLSLAFLIYAVFVILKNLYQQWQIQSLLTNFPGIVIEDNPCKLLDTPFPYAAVVGLWNPQLVVSEGLIKLLSPPHLKSVIAHELGHLYYRDTFLFFWLSCLKTIGFSLPKSEQIWENLALMRELRADLFACQKVDHLLVAESLIIINSYLLNNRGEKLLFECPLYSSRLGERVENLLENREGKLVENYRETFWLILAFIPWIFLPFHSVG
- a CDS encoding HNH endonuclease, encoding MGKVLVLNASYEPLNITNWKRAVVLLLKGKAEQLEHNGKYVYEKLPLPSVIRLRQYVKVPHKEIPLTRKNILERDRYTCQYCGYRGEHLTIDHVIPRSRGGGDTWENLVTACVRCNIKKGNRTPKEANMSLSRQPRKPHSSLHFEINRHIQDNLHHEWRKYIIGV
- a CDS encoding pentapeptide repeat-containing protein, yielding MVFRRIVELLLVCLMGLLLLGTPAYSLDYTKRDLEEADFSHQDLRGSTFNKANLRNSNFSYANLEGVSLFGANMDSANLEGANLRNAVLDQARLTHANLRNAILEGAFATNTKFEGALIEGADFTDVLLTPYVQEMLCKVASGTNPVTGRDTRDTLLCS
- a CDS encoding glucose-6-phosphate isomerase, whose amino-acid sequence is MTPLQLWQRYQDWLYYNPQLDIYVDVSRMRFDEDFYQRMLPKFASAFDSVALLEQGAIANPDEKRMVGHYWLRNPDIAPNPQIRQQIKECIQKVKDFAKKVHNGEITTPQGRKFTDILSIGIGGSALGPQFVSQALADINPPLKIHFLDNTDPAGFDRTLNLLRERLNTTLVLVISKSGTTPETRNGMLETKLVYESMGLEFPRYAVAITMMEESSQLYQTAKAEKWLECFPMFDWVGGRTSEMSAVGLLPAALEGIDIDAMLAGARDMDIATRERDVKNNPAALLALSWYYAGNGKGEKDMVIIPYKDSLILLSRYLQQLIMESLGKEKDLDGNIVHQGIAVYGNKGSTDQHAYVQQLREGIPNFFVTFIEVLKDREGKSPELEKYITSGDYLSGFLQGTRQALYDNGRDSITITIPDVTPYTVGALIALYERAVSIYAYLININAYHQPGVEAGKKAASSVLALQKQILELLASHHQSFTIDEIAEKIGKPEEKEAIYKILRHLAANNRGVSLEGDRRRPSSLRISYNW
- a CDS encoding LapA family protein, giving the protein MFTTRRLFISIIISFWLLLLPVLSIQNITPVSLKFLVFESISLPVGVLLSFTVAFGFIVGSFLPLFPEKKQKRPRKNRAFAQKQDSEKDPIFDWE
- a CDS encoding peptidylprolyl isomerase; this encodes MRKILLKIVASLIMIAGISLSGCQQINANNPQTEGVKPEITNPTVRIAREMKLPRLEGKATVVMKVNGRSITIEVDGYNAPITAGNFVDLVQKGVYNGTVFHRVVKEPQPFVVQGGDPQSANSNIPVSRLGTGSYIDPQTRQPRYIPLEIRPEYDETQENATPPDIIYSRIVDEPPELKHKYGVIAMARSQMPDSASAQFYFTLAELPFLDGKYAVFGRVVDGMDVVESIKQGDRIESAEVIAGAENLKR
- a CDS encoding serine hydrolase codes for the protein MAFFRANPSLARITENILKKTWEVFPSLGKNQIALTVIVDDDRNSPSGYSWRGEEKIYPASVVKLFYLVAIYQWLEEGKIKPSEELNRAIRDMIVYSSNDATSLVVDTLTNTTSGPELPPEEFEKWCRQRNTINEYFRGFQWEEFSYINVNQKTWCDGPYGRERIFVGENYQNRNMLTTNAVGRLFHGLMNNLIVSPAACEKMRNLLKRDASKKKLEVGQEENQINGFIGEAIPDNAQIWSKAGWTSTVRHDAAYVVTPNNPPFLLVIFTEGRENSRNRKIIPHIASLFVQSLG